Proteins encoded by one window of Emticicia oligotrophica DSM 17448:
- a CDS encoding Crp/Fnr family transcriptional regulator, whose product MHPLIDHFQGYLLLDKEEIEIISQRVSFCKIKRRQIILQEGQVCKHYTFVVKGCFRMYGIDDKGYEHNIQFAAENDWIADIDSFHSGKPSKLYIQAIEPAEVIQLDSPNLYFLYENIPKLNRIFKVIAENKFIELQNRVLQTFSSTAETRYLSFLEQYRHLTNRLPNTQIASYLGITPEFLSKIRKDLCKNH is encoded by the coding sequence ATGCACCCTTTAATCGACCACTTTCAAGGTTATCTACTTCTTGACAAAGAAGAAATAGAAATTATAAGTCAGAGGGTTTCTTTTTGCAAAATCAAACGCCGACAAATTATTTTACAAGAAGGTCAGGTTTGTAAACATTACACTTTTGTGGTCAAAGGCTGTTTTAGAATGTACGGCATTGATGATAAAGGATACGAACATAATATTCAGTTTGCAGCTGAAAACGACTGGATTGCCGATATTGACAGTTTTCATTCTGGAAAACCCAGCAAACTATATATACAAGCCATTGAACCCGCTGAAGTGATACAACTTGACTCTCCAAATTTGTATTTTCTCTACGAAAATATCCCAAAACTTAATCGTATTTTTAAAGTTATTGCTGAAAATAAGTTTATAGAACTTCAGAATAGAGTTTTACAAACTTTCAGTTCAACCGCCGAAACACGTTATTTAAGCTTTCTTGAACAATATCGACACTTAACAAACCGCCTACCTAATACACAAATTGCCTCATATTTAGGTATTACTCCTGAATTTCTGAGTAAAATACGTAAAGATTTGTGCAAAAATCATTGA
- a CDS encoding alpha/beta fold hydrolase — protein MKNFQLIIFVLLALQIQAQQSLRRAYQPANVINKISYGNNVAVGDYVQTQDSKIYYEVYGQGQPIVLLHGGILGSTIEMAEFIDSLKKNFQVIAISTRGHGKSDIGSFPITYEKKANDIIAVINAVTKEKAIILGFSDGAYTAYKVASMYPERIKKMIAIGAGEQIPGLRTINFNHEQLLSDKAYWIQQKALMPQPERLTDFWSAMQTFYNGIVVSKELLGSIKCPVLLLSGELDRNAPLPTVINAYNMLPKAQLSIIPNTGHICFAENFPAVWASITPFLKN, from the coding sequence ATGAAAAATTTTCAGTTAATTATTTTTGTACTTCTTGCTCTACAAATACAAGCCCAGCAAAGTCTCAGAAGGGCATATCAGCCAGCAAATGTGATCAATAAAATTTCTTATGGAAACAATGTTGCTGTAGGAGATTACGTTCAAACCCAAGATTCCAAAATCTATTATGAAGTTTATGGGCAAGGTCAACCTATTGTGCTTTTGCACGGTGGAATCTTGGGTTCTACCATCGAAATGGCCGAATTTATTGATAGTTTGAAGAAAAACTTTCAAGTAATAGCCATTTCTACTCGTGGTCATGGAAAATCGGATATTGGCTCATTTCCTATCACTTACGAGAAAAAGGCTAATGATATAATTGCTGTTATTAATGCTGTTACAAAAGAAAAAGCAATAATTTTAGGCTTCAGCGATGGTGCTTACACGGCATATAAGGTTGCGAGTATGTATCCAGAACGCATCAAAAAAATGATTGCTATTGGTGCAGGTGAGCAGATTCCGGGCTTAAGAACCATCAATTTTAATCACGAACAATTACTTTCAGACAAGGCTTATTGGATTCAGCAAAAGGCACTTATGCCTCAACCCGAAAGATTGACAGATTTTTGGAGTGCTATGCAAACATTCTATAACGGAATAGTGGTCAGCAAAGAATTGTTAGGCTCTATTAAGTGTCCTGTTTTGTTGCTTTCGGGCGAATTAGATAGAAATGCTCCTTTACCGACCGTTATCAATGCTTACAACATGCTTCCAAAAGCTCAATTAAGTATTATCCCGAATACTGGTCACATTTGTTTTGCTGAAAATTTCCCAGCAGTTTGGGCAAGTATTACCCCATTTTTAAAAAACTAA
- a CDS encoding DinB family protein — protein MKYPKLIAILLIFFGISATANAQSSVDEIVKEWERAKAYTKEYLDAMPESGYALKPTPEMRSFAQQMLHLTDGNYGFAAAATGAKSPVGQGESEKTTDISKANVTKLVLAGYDFVIENVKKMTPAQLNETTKLFGRFEMTKATALAKCFEHQTHHRGQTTVYIRLAGAKPPQEKLF, from the coding sequence ATGAAATATCCAAAATTGATTGCTATTCTATTGATTTTCTTTGGAATATCTGCCACAGCAAATGCACAATCTTCGGTTGATGAAATCGTGAAAGAGTGGGAACGAGCGAAGGCATACACCAAAGAGTATCTCGATGCCATGCCAGAGTCAGGCTATGCATTAAAACCAACTCCAGAAATGCGTTCGTTTGCTCAACAAATGCTACACTTAACTGACGGAAACTATGGTTTTGCAGCAGCAGCTACAGGAGCAAAAAGTCCGGTTGGACAAGGAGAATCTGAAAAAACTACTGATATTTCAAAGGCTAACGTCACGAAATTGGTTTTAGCAGGCTATGACTTCGTAATTGAAAACGTGAAGAAAATGACTCCTGCCCAACTCAATGAAACTACCAAGCTTTTCGGACGCTTCGAAATGACTAAGGCAACCGCATTAGCTAAGTGCTTTGAACATCAAACACACCACCGTGGGCAAACAACGGTTTATATTCGTTTGGCTGGAGCAAAACCACCACAAGAGAAATTATTCTAG
- a CDS encoding helix-turn-helix domain-containing protein: MIIFDSIKKYSEYFNNKTLHPLINYVDLNKSDLIPRHKARIDFYAIITKETICGEMRYGNKFYDYSDGSMIFIGPNQIIGSEPLGEMHQPYGKALIFHPDLLKGTSLGKQIHEYSFFSYELNESLHLSDRERQIVDNCYANIISEMSQNIDKHSKKIIIANLELLLKYCTRFYDRQFITREHANHGIIEQFEQKLNEYLRSQQLKISGIPTVAHFANELNLSANYFGDLIKKETGNSAQDFIHLKLLELAKEQVLDVSKSISEVSYELGFRYPQHFTRLFKQKVGVSPLEYRGLN, encoded by the coding sequence ATGATTATCTTCGATAGCATCAAAAAATACAGCGAATACTTTAATAATAAGACCTTACATCCGCTTATTAATTACGTAGATTTGAATAAATCTGACCTCATTCCGAGACACAAAGCCAGAATTGATTTCTATGCTATTATTACGAAGGAAACGATTTGTGGCGAAATGCGTTATGGTAATAAATTTTACGATTATTCAGATGGCTCGATGATTTTTATTGGCCCCAATCAAATAATCGGAAGCGAGCCATTAGGAGAAATGCACCAACCTTATGGTAAAGCACTTATTTTTCATCCTGATTTATTGAAAGGGACTTCGCTCGGTAAACAAATTCATGAATACTCATTTTTTAGCTATGAATTGAATGAATCACTGCATCTTTCAGATAGAGAGCGACAAATTGTAGATAATTGCTACGCCAATATTATCTCAGAAATGAGCCAGAATATTGATAAACACAGTAAAAAGATTATCATTGCCAATCTAGAGTTATTGTTGAAATACTGCACACGTTTCTACGACCGCCAGTTTATTACTCGTGAACACGCTAATCATGGAATTATCGAACAATTCGAGCAAAAATTAAATGAATATTTGAGAAGTCAACAATTGAAAATTAGTGGGATACCTACGGTGGCTCATTTTGCCAATGAGCTTAATCTTTCGGCTAATTATTTTGGCGATTTGATAAAAAAAGAGACAGGTAATTCTGCCCAAGATTTTATTCATCTAAAGCTTTTAGAGCTAGCTAAGGAGCAGGTTTTAGATGTATCGAAGTCAATAAGTGAGGTTTCGTATGAATTGGGTTTTAGATATCCACAGCATTTTACGCGATTATTCAAGCAAAAAGTGGGGGTGTCTCCCTTGGAATATCGAGGGTTGAATTGA
- a CDS encoding NAD(P)-dependent alcohol dehydrogenase, translating into MSNTKSRGYAAFDTSGVLSPWEFERRPVGDNDILIDIKYASICHSDIHTMLGDWGPQQYPQVPGHEIAGIVAAVGKNVTKFKVGDRAGVGCMVNSCMNCESCKHGEEQHCDNDATVWTYGNPEETSPTGITQGGYANNIVVREHFAVHIPEHISLDKAAPLLCAGITTYSPLMKAKVKAGDKIGVAGIGGLGQMAIKLAVAMGAEVYAFTSNATKVVEIMALGVKEVVVVDKLSKLKPYNKTLDYMISTIPVQFDIAAYSSVVKPYGYFTQVGMPVGAKMALNVSALSRTRVNFNASLIGGIAETQDVVNFCADNQIEPDTINITADQINDAWQKLINNQASHHRYVIDAASF; encoded by the coding sequence ATGAGTAATACAAAATCAAGAGGCTACGCAGCCTTCGATACTTCTGGTGTACTGAGTCCGTGGGAATTTGAACGCCGACCAGTAGGTGATAATGACATTTTAATAGATATAAAATACGCCAGCATTTGCCATTCAGATATTCATACCATGTTAGGTGATTGGGGTCCACAACAATATCCACAAGTGCCGGGGCACGAAATTGCTGGTATCGTAGCGGCTGTTGGTAAAAATGTTACAAAATTCAAAGTCGGCGACCGTGCGGGCGTAGGTTGTATGGTTAATAGCTGTATGAACTGCGAAAGTTGTAAGCACGGAGAAGAACAACATTGCGATAATGATGCTACTGTTTGGACTTACGGAAACCCAGAAGAAACATCTCCCACAGGTATTACACAAGGTGGGTACGCTAACAATATAGTTGTCAGAGAACACTTTGCCGTACATATTCCAGAACATATTAGCCTTGATAAAGCCGCACCGCTACTTTGTGCAGGTATTACGACCTATTCGCCATTGATGAAAGCCAAGGTCAAAGCAGGTGATAAAATTGGAGTAGCAGGCATAGGCGGACTCGGACAAATGGCCATAAAATTGGCAGTAGCTATGGGGGCAGAAGTATATGCTTTTACTTCAAATGCCACTAAAGTAGTTGAAATAATGGCATTGGGCGTGAAAGAAGTGGTGGTAGTAGACAAGTTATCAAAGCTAAAGCCTTACAACAAAACTTTAGACTACATGATTTCTACCATTCCTGTTCAGTTCGATATTGCAGCCTATTCATCAGTTGTAAAACCTTATGGGTATTTTACGCAAGTGGGAATGCCTGTAGGAGCAAAAATGGCTTTGAATGTCTCAGCATTATCTCGAACACGCGTCAACTTCAATGCTTCATTGATTGGTGGAATTGCCGAAACACAAGATGTGGTTAACTTCTGTGCAGATAATCAGATAGAACCTGATACTATAAATATTACTGCCGACCAAATAAACGATGCTTGGCAGAAACTCATCAATAATCAAGCGAGCCACCATAGATATGTAATTGATGCGGCGAGTTTTTGA
- a CDS encoding LytR/AlgR family response regulator transcription factor — MKIKCILIDDEPFALNILEDDLLDFSNVEVLEKFNSPLDVPDFLKTHEVNLIFSDIQMPEMLGTQFIRNLENPPLVIFTTAYHQYALEGFELNAIDYLMKPIRKERLAAALKKAEDQLYFREKLKIETEENYILINVEYQKVKLLFEEIIYIEGLKDYVKIYLENRVHPVLTRSNLRGMESKLPEKTFARIHNSFIINKQKITSFQHSKVFLSNIELPVGKTYIENIKG; from the coding sequence ATGAAAATCAAGTGTATATTAATCGACGACGAACCATTTGCGTTGAATATTTTAGAGGATGATTTATTGGATTTTTCGAATGTAGAAGTGCTCGAAAAATTCAATAGTCCTCTTGATGTGCCTGATTTTTTGAAAACACATGAAGTTAACCTCATTTTTTCTGATATTCAGATGCCTGAAATGCTTGGTACGCAGTTTATCCGAAACCTCGAAAACCCTCCTTTAGTTATCTTCACAACGGCTTATCATCAATATGCACTTGAAGGTTTTGAGTTAAACGCCATTGATTATCTGATGAAACCAATCAGAAAAGAGCGTTTGGCCGCAGCACTCAAGAAAGCAGAAGACCAATTGTATTTCAGAGAAAAACTTAAAATCGAGACTGAAGAAAACTATATTTTGATAAACGTTGAATATCAGAAAGTGAAGCTACTTTTCGAAGAAATTATCTACATCGAAGGCTTGAAAGATTATGTTAAAATCTATTTAGAAAATAGAGTTCACCCAGTGCTCACTAGAAGTAATTTGCGTGGAATGGAAAGTAAATTGCCCGAAAAAACCTTCGCTCGAATTCATAATTCGTTTATTATTAACAAACAAAAAATCACTTCTTTTCAGCATTCGAAAGTATTTCTCTCTAATATCGAATTGCCAGTTGGAAAGACATATATCGAGAATATCAAAGGGTAA
- a CDS encoding toll/interleukin-1 receptor domain-containing protein, producing MIKKVFLSHNHADKPFVRKLAVDLENHGVKCWLDEAEMKIGDSLIQKIRQGIDEADFFAVILSPNSVRAPWVINELDVAMNFQIYEKVKVLPIMLKDCEIPGFLIGKLYADFKDENEYESSFKRLLNTIGVVFNKNLLNPQPDSNNLGKAIDKAISINLPLMHAPFHRPFQYIGMTISQLESILKVKSNDVGNLVVENDECRMFLEAEGNFVSYVEVDIKRTAPHFLNKEFDSEPLLGALSISLSELELERKQTHHHTYYDHRRKLKVSVSCTYDGSPLCVSFSSKYYGM from the coding sequence ATGATAAAAAAAGTATTTTTGAGCCATAACCATGCGGATAAGCCTTTTGTAAGAAAACTTGCAGTTGATTTAGAGAACCACGGTGTAAAATGTTGGTTAGATGAGGCTGAAATGAAAATTGGAGATTCTCTGATTCAAAAAATTAGGCAAGGTATTGATGAAGCAGATTTTTTTGCTGTAATATTATCTCCTAACTCAGTGAGAGCACCATGGGTAATTAATGAACTTGATGTAGCCATGAATTTCCAAATTTATGAAAAGGTTAAAGTTTTACCCATAATGTTAAAAGATTGTGAGATTCCAGGTTTTCTCATAGGTAAGTTATATGCAGACTTTAAGGACGAAAATGAATATGAAAGTTCTTTTAAAAGATTATTAAATACGATTGGGGTCGTTTTTAATAAAAATTTATTGAATCCACAACCAGATAGCAACAATTTAGGCAAAGCTATTGATAAAGCAATATCAATAAATTTACCCTTAATGCATGCCCCTTTTCATCGACCATTCCAATATATAGGCATGACGATTTCTCAATTAGAGTCAATATTAAAAGTAAAAAGTAATGATGTTGGAAATTTGGTTGTTGAAAATGACGAGTGTAGAATGTTTTTAGAAGCAGAAGGTAATTTCGTAAGCTATGTTGAGGTAGATATCAAAAGAACTGCCCCACATTTTTTGAACAAAGAATTTGATTCAGAACCATTACTAGGGGCATTGAGTATAAGTCTTTCTGAGCTCGAATTAGAGAGGAAGCAGACTCATCATCATACTTATTATGACCACCGAAGAAAACTAAAAGTAAGTGTATCTTGTACTTACGATGGTTCACCTTTATGTGTTTCATTTAGCTCAAAATATTACGGTATGTAG
- a CDS encoding alpha-L-rhamnosidase, with protein sequence MKKNLFLIASFMLFIGQINAQFTLQKLQVNYQTTPIGTDLVKPQFSWQMHNATNKRGQGQTAYQIVVTDEQNHTVWDSKKVISGISHAIQYEGEALKPTTRYTWKLTVWDNFNALSSTKSWFETGFLNTKIDAWSGAEWIGGGDEDLNFYSHYLSVFKVQYDIQLAQNSSKGSFIFGANDSRLSNQYLNFMGVERKKDESYVEIELDISTLTNEANSTAKLNIYRAGYTKTDKAEEPLKSIAIPQSIINQANKNAKHTVFVECNFGVFEFYIDGTDEAHKIADKSMTPTSRFAPRGLNLNPVGVGNNFISFPMLADIGFRTKANQTAFFTDIQVKNFRYPSNTLYHLEKAPLVSGEALITLNPSKNATPMLRSVFKTDAKAIKKARLYVTARGIYEVFINGNRVSNEYFNPGLTQYNKNHMYQTFDVTSNLKNGQANAIGAWLSEGWWSGNITYSGESWNWFGDRQSLLVKLVVTYTDGSEQIVTTNNKDWKLFTDGPIRVGSFFQGEVYDATKEEAIKGWTTTNYNDKAWKSAVEVPLEGTGIVGDVKYSGRYAASLPYNDFKLVGQMGENIKIVKTLSAQKVEEVRQKVFVYDMGQNMVGFPQILIKNGKKGQIINLRYAEITYPNLPDYKGNEGMIMLENIRAALAQDQYILKGGDEIIQPRFTFHGYRYLEITGVEKAIPATDVKGLVISSISEISSKYETSNPLVNRFWENITWSLRGNFVSIPTDCPQRNERMGWSGDISVFARSSTYLTDANLFLRRHLLGMRDIQPESGRFTDVAPVGGGFGGTLWGSAGVVVAWETYRQYGDVQMLAEHYGAMKKYMAFLETKIDKTTGILNEGPLGDWLSPEGNKNDNTLFWMAYFAYDLELMSKMAEALGNTDDAKSFLKRSEEIKRIFNETYVDKSSHRTVKSGMKTGFMAAPNEADTRGSSDKGVLIDTQASYAVPLALGVFDAQNKPFVIKHLSETITRKNKDDGGVERPENSLMTGFIGTASMSEALSANGRDDLAYQLLTNKQYPSWLYSVVNGATTIWERLNSYTVENGFGGNNSMNSFNHYSFGAVAAWMYNYSLGIQRHPQKTGFKEFILKPTPDPTGQMTSAKGYYDSIYGRIESEWNSEGGKTTYKFTVPPNTSAALYLPANKQITESGKKVKIEKTEGDKVVISLSSGSYVFEVK encoded by the coding sequence ATGAAAAAAAACTTATTCTTAATAGCTTCATTCATGCTATTTATTGGGCAGATTAACGCTCAATTTACTCTTCAGAAACTCCAAGTAAATTATCAAACAACACCTATTGGAACAGATTTAGTCAAACCACAATTTTCTTGGCAAATGCATAATGCAACCAATAAACGTGGACAAGGGCAAACGGCTTATCAAATTGTGGTTACTGATGAGCAAAATCATACGGTTTGGGACTCGAAAAAGGTGATTTCGGGTATTTCTCACGCTATTCAATATGAAGGCGAAGCCTTAAAACCAACTACTCGATATACATGGAAACTGACCGTTTGGGATAATTTTAATGCTCTTTCAAGCACAAAATCATGGTTTGAGACTGGTTTTCTGAATACCAAAATTGACGCATGGTCGGGTGCGGAATGGATAGGAGGTGGAGATGAAGATTTGAATTTTTACTCACATTATTTGTCGGTTTTTAAGGTTCAATATGATATTCAATTGGCCCAAAATTCAAGCAAAGGTTCGTTTATCTTTGGGGCAAATGATAGCCGATTGAGCAATCAGTATCTCAATTTTATGGGTGTTGAGCGTAAAAAAGATGAAAGTTATGTAGAAATAGAATTAGATATTTCTACACTAACCAATGAAGCCAATTCGACAGCAAAACTCAATATTTATCGAGCGGGTTATACTAAAACTGATAAAGCAGAAGAGCCACTCAAATCTATTGCAATTCCGCAAAGTATTATTAATCAAGCGAATAAAAATGCCAAACACACAGTTTTTGTGGAGTGCAACTTTGGCGTTTTTGAATTTTATATAGATGGTACTGACGAAGCCCATAAAATTGCCGATAAATCAATGACGCCAACGAGTAGATTTGCACCTCGCGGACTCAACCTAAATCCGGTGGGTGTGGGGAATAACTTCATTAGTTTCCCTATGTTGGCCGATATCGGTTTTAGAACAAAGGCAAATCAAACTGCCTTTTTTACAGATATTCAAGTAAAAAACTTCCGTTATCCAAGTAATACTTTATATCATCTGGAAAAAGCTCCGTTAGTTTCTGGTGAGGCACTTATCACCCTCAATCCAAGTAAAAATGCTACGCCAATGCTACGCTCGGTATTTAAAACTGATGCCAAAGCAATCAAAAAAGCAAGATTATACGTAACTGCCCGTGGAATTTACGAAGTGTTTATCAACGGAAATCGTGTGAGTAATGAATACTTTAATCCAGGCCTAACGCAGTATAATAAAAACCACATGTACCAAACTTTTGACGTTACCTCAAATCTCAAAAATGGACAAGCCAATGCCATTGGAGCGTGGCTGAGTGAAGGTTGGTGGAGTGGTAATATTACTTACAGTGGTGAAAGTTGGAACTGGTTCGGCGACCGCCAATCGTTGTTGGTAAAACTAGTTGTTACTTACACTGATGGTTCTGAGCAAATCGTCACAACTAATAATAAAGACTGGAAATTATTTACAGATGGCCCGATACGAGTAGGTTCGTTTTTCCAAGGTGAAGTATATGATGCCACCAAAGAAGAAGCAATTAAGGGCTGGACAACAACAAACTATAATGATAAAGCTTGGAAATCAGCTGTAGAAGTACCACTCGAAGGTACGGGCATTGTTGGTGATGTGAAATATTCGGGTCGTTATGCCGCTTCTTTACCTTATAATGATTTCAAATTAGTGGGTCAGATGGGCGAAAATATCAAAATTGTAAAAACGCTATCGGCTCAAAAAGTTGAAGAGGTTAGACAAAAGGTATTTGTCTATGATATGGGACAAAACATGGTTGGGTTTCCGCAGATTTTGATAAAAAATGGGAAAAAAGGGCAAATAATTAACCTTCGCTATGCAGAAATTACGTACCCAAATTTACCCGATTATAAAGGTAATGAAGGTATGATTATGCTCGAAAACATCAGAGCGGCTCTTGCACAAGACCAATACATTCTAAAAGGTGGCGATGAAATCATTCAACCAAGATTTACTTTTCATGGGTATCGTTATTTAGAAATTACGGGTGTAGAAAAGGCTATTCCTGCAACCGATGTAAAAGGCTTAGTCATTAGTTCAATTTCTGAAATATCTTCAAAATACGAAACAAGTAATCCTTTAGTAAATCGTTTTTGGGAGAATATTACTTGGTCTTTGCGTGGAAATTTTGTTTCGATACCAACCGACTGCCCGCAACGCAACGAGCGTATGGGTTGGAGCGGTGATATTTCAGTATTTGCAAGAAGTAGTACTTACCTAACCGATGCCAATTTATTTTTAAGAAGACATCTTTTGGGCATGCGTGATATTCAGCCAGAAAGCGGTCGATTTACCGATGTTGCCCCTGTAGGTGGTGGTTTCGGTGGTACACTTTGGGGAAGTGCTGGCGTTGTGGTTGCTTGGGAAACTTATCGACAATACGGTGATGTACAAATGTTGGCCGAGCATTATGGTGCAATGAAAAAATACATGGCTTTCTTAGAAACTAAAATCGATAAAACAACAGGAATTCTAAATGAAGGTCCGTTGGGAGATTGGTTGAGCCCAGAAGGCAATAAAAATGATAATACTTTGTTTTGGATGGCCTATTTTGCCTATGATTTAGAGTTAATGAGCAAAATGGCCGAAGCTTTAGGCAACACCGATGATGCTAAAAGCTTTTTGAAGAGAAGTGAAGAAATCAAGCGGATATTTAATGAAACGTATGTAGATAAATCTTCGCACCGAACTGTCAAATCGGGCATGAAAACTGGTTTTATGGCTGCACCCAATGAAGCAGATACCCGTGGAAGTTCAGATAAAGGTGTTTTGATTGATACACAAGCGTCTTATGCTGTTCCTTTGGCTTTAGGTGTATTTGATGCCCAAAATAAGCCTTTTGTAATCAAGCATTTAAGCGAAACTATCACTCGTAAAAACAAAGACGATGGCGGCGTTGAACGCCCAGAAAACTCTTTGATGACAGGTTTCATCGGTACGGCATCTATGAGTGAAGCACTTTCTGCAAACGGTCGTGATGATTTGGCGTATCAACTATTGACTAATAAGCAATATCCATCTTGGCTATATTCGGTGGTTAATGGTGCTACTACCATTTGGGAACGCTTAAATAGTTACACCGTAGAAAATGGTTTTGGTGGTAATAACTCCATGAATTCGTTCAACCATTATTCGTTTGGAGCGGTAGCGGCTTGGATGTACAATTATTCTTTGGGTATTCAGCGTCATCCACAAAAGACAGGTTTTAAAGAATTCATCCTCAAACCAACACCCGACCCAACTGGCCAGATGACCTCTGCTAAAGGGTATTACGATTCGATTTACGGAAGAATAGAGAGCGAGTGGAATAGTGAAGGAGGTAAAACAACTTATAAGTTCACTGTTCCACCAAATACATCCGCTGCTTTGTATCTTCCTGCTAATAAGCAAATTACAGAATCAGGCAAGAAAGTGAAAATTGAAAAAACCGAAGGAGATAAAGTAGTGATTTCGCTTTCTTCTGGAAGCTATGTTTTTGAGGTGAAATAG
- a CDS encoding sensor histidine kinase, with product MIRRAIKPYFSHVISWTILLFLPFIGYLYQPQKLSELNFYFVQTHFLNIAFLATAFYSNLHYIAPKFFFEQARIKFFVLILLVLGIYIVMTYLFFRLNPEDELKHLQEKNILFIRLVFGPTIIYSLCILTSTMLFLYDEQAHQKELNKQIELEKTTAELNMLKLQISPHFLFNTLNNIRWLIRKKSEQSEESVMKLSEILRYIIYEVEGSKVEFSREIEHLRNFIELQTLRLPIEGNVVFKVDENIKNYLIEPLLFIHFVENAFKYGIDSKNAPDIVFEFSTLPNGLTFYSKNKILLKKANIQNEGIGLTNIQRRLELLYPNKHELKITHNDEYFEVNLKLILES from the coding sequence ATGATAAGGAGAGCCATCAAACCCTATTTTTCGCATGTCATTTCGTGGACAATACTGTTGTTCTTGCCCTTTATAGGTTATTTGTATCAGCCACAAAAATTATCAGAGTTAAATTTCTACTTTGTTCAAACACACTTCCTGAACATAGCATTTTTAGCAACGGCCTTCTATTCAAACCTCCATTATATTGCTCCAAAATTCTTTTTTGAACAAGCTCGAATTAAATTCTTTGTTCTGATTCTTTTGGTGCTGGGCATTTATATTGTTATGACTTATCTTTTCTTTCGGCTTAATCCCGAAGACGAATTGAAGCATTTACAAGAAAAAAATATTCTATTTATCCGATTAGTTTTTGGACCAACAATTATTTATTCATTGTGCATTCTTACAAGTACAATGCTCTTTTTATACGATGAACAAGCTCATCAGAAAGAACTTAATAAGCAAATCGAACTCGAAAAAACTACGGCCGAGCTTAACATGCTTAAGTTACAGATTAGTCCACATTTCTTGTTTAATACACTCAATAATATCCGTTGGTTGATACGTAAAAAATCTGAGCAGTCGGAAGAATCAGTTATGAAACTTTCAGAAATACTTCGATACATTATTTACGAAGTAGAAGGCTCGAAAGTGGAATTTAGTCGAGAAATAGAACACCTTCGTAATTTTATCGAACTTCAAACCCTACGCTTGCCAATTGAAGGAAATGTAGTTTTTAAAGTAGATGAAAACATTAAAAATTACTTGATAGAACCACTACTTTTCATACATTTTGTGGAAAATGCCTTCAAATATGGCATTGATAGCAAGAATGCTCCAGATATTGTATTTGAATTTAGTACGCTACCTAATGGACTAACCTTTTACTCAAAAAACAAGATTTTATTAAAGAAAGCCAATATTCAGAATGAAGGAATTGGGTTAACCAATATTCAAAGGCGTTTGGAATTGCTTTATCCAAATAAACATGAACTTAAGATTACCCATAATGATGAATATTTTGAGGTGAATTTGAAATTAATTTTAGAATCATAA